One genomic segment of Agromyces intestinalis includes these proteins:
- a CDS encoding prephenate dehydrogenase, whose protein sequence is MRLVESRLTGPVRVVGVGLLGTSVALGLRQRGVDVILADASPTHVAIAVDLGAGRAAAPGDAPELIVVAVPPDVTAQVVASELAAFPDAIVTDVASVKAGILQELRDQGADVTRYLGSHPLAGRERGGPLAGRADLFQGRPWVVAAHDDISYRRASAVDDLILDLGGTLVEMTPEQHDRGVALISHVPQVVSSLMARRFIDAPSDALGLAGQGVRDVTRVAASDPDLWVQILGANAGSVRDILVAYRDDLDRFIDALADPAAPGARRRVAEELAGGNAGVSRLPGKHGTDKRFATLTVMVDDRPGQLARLLAEIGEIGVNLEDLRLEHAQGRQVGLAEIAVLPEAVDRLSTELAARGWRIAG, encoded by the coding sequence CTGAGGTTGGTCGAGTCACGACTCACCGGGCCGGTGCGCGTCGTCGGTGTCGGCCTGCTCGGCACCAGCGTCGCGCTCGGGCTGCGTCAGCGCGGCGTCGACGTGATCCTGGCGGATGCCTCGCCCACGCACGTGGCGATCGCGGTCGACCTCGGCGCCGGCCGCGCGGCCGCCCCGGGCGACGCACCCGAGCTCATCGTGGTCGCCGTGCCGCCCGACGTCACGGCGCAGGTCGTGGCATCCGAGCTCGCCGCCTTCCCCGATGCGATCGTGACGGACGTCGCGAGCGTGAAGGCCGGCATCCTGCAGGAGCTTCGCGACCAGGGCGCGGATGTCACGCGCTACCTCGGCTCGCACCCGCTGGCCGGTCGTGAACGCGGCGGGCCGCTCGCCGGCCGCGCCGACCTGTTCCAGGGGCGCCCGTGGGTCGTCGCCGCGCACGACGACATCAGCTACCGGCGGGCGAGCGCGGTCGACGACCTCATCCTCGACCTCGGCGGCACGCTCGTCGAGATGACGCCCGAGCAGCACGACCGCGGTGTCGCGCTCATCTCGCACGTGCCGCAGGTGGTGTCGAGCCTCATGGCCCGCCGGTTCATCGACGCGCCGAGCGACGCACTGGGGCTCGCGGGTCAAGGCGTGCGCGACGTGACGCGCGTCGCCGCGAGCGACCCCGACCTGTGGGTGCAGATCCTCGGTGCGAACGCGGGATCCGTGCGCGACATCCTGGTGGCCTACCGCGACGACCTCGACCGCTTCATCGACGCGCTCGCCGATCCGGCTGCGCCCGGCGCGCGCCGGCGCGTCGCCGAAGAGCTCGCCGGCGGCAATGCCGGCGTCTCGCGACTGCCGGGCAAGCACGGCACCGACAAGCGGTTCGCGACGCTGACCGTCATGGTCGACGATCGCCCGGGCCAGCTCGCACGACTGCTCGCCGAGATCGGCGAGATCGGTGTGAACCTCGAAGACCTCCGGCTCGAACACGCGCAGGGCCGCCAGGTCGGTCTCGCCGAGATCGCCGTGCTTCCCGAGGCGGTCGACCGCCTCTCGACCGAGCTGGCCGCGCGCGGCTGGCGGATCGCAGGATGA
- the der gene encoding ribosome biogenesis GTPase Der, translating into MTDRDDEYAGHDDDLAERLADVDEELADQRAVALRSGLEEYELDDEDLELLEHGEEDEDGVRYLPALPVIAIVGRPNVGKSALVNRIIGRREAVVEDVPGVTRDRVSYKGEWLDRRFTIVDTGGWEPDAKGIDASVAAQAEVAIDLADVVMFVVDANVGATSTDEHVVRLLRKANKPVFLVANKVDDARQEPEAAALWNLGLGEPYPVSALHGRGVADLLDQVFTVLPEISAVAKQEVGGPRRVAILGRPNVGKSSLLNKAAREERVVVNDLAGTTRDPVDEQIELGGKVWRFVDTAGIRRRVHLQQGADFYASLRTQAALEKAEVAVVLLDVSQPISEQDVRIIDLVLESGRALVLAYNKWDLLDDDRRRYLEREIEQDLHHVAWAPRVNISAKTGRHLEKLVPALETALESWDTRIPTGKFNAFLTELTQEHPHPVRGGKQPRILFGTQASTRPPTFVLFTTGFLDPGYRRFIQRRLREIYGFEGSPIVVNMRVRERRQR; encoded by the coding sequence ATGACCGACCGCGACGACGAGTACGCAGGCCACGACGACGACCTCGCCGAGCGCCTCGCTGACGTCGACGAGGAGCTCGCCGACCAGCGTGCCGTCGCCCTGCGCTCAGGGCTCGAGGAGTACGAGCTCGACGACGAAGACCTCGAACTGCTCGAGCACGGCGAAGAGGATGAAGACGGCGTGCGCTACCTGCCCGCGCTGCCGGTCATCGCGATCGTCGGCCGGCCGAACGTCGGCAAGTCGGCGCTCGTCAACCGCATCATCGGCCGCCGCGAGGCGGTCGTCGAGGACGTCCCCGGCGTGACCCGCGACCGGGTGTCGTACAAGGGCGAGTGGCTCGACCGTCGATTCACGATCGTCGACACCGGCGGCTGGGAGCCCGACGCGAAGGGCATCGACGCATCGGTCGCGGCGCAGGCCGAGGTCGCGATCGACCTCGCGGACGTCGTGATGTTCGTGGTCGACGCGAACGTCGGCGCGACCTCGACCGACGAGCACGTCGTGCGCCTGCTGCGCAAGGCGAACAAGCCCGTCTTCCTGGTGGCGAACAAGGTCGACGACGCCAGGCAGGAGCCCGAGGCCGCCGCGCTCTGGAACCTCGGCCTCGGCGAGCCGTACCCCGTTTCAGCGCTGCACGGCCGCGGCGTGGCCGACCTGCTCGACCAGGTCTTCACGGTGCTGCCCGAGATCTCGGCGGTCGCCAAACAGGAAGTCGGGGGGCCGCGGCGCGTCGCGATCCTCGGCCGGCCGAACGTCGGCAAGAGCTCGCTGCTGAACAAGGCCGCACGCGAAGAGCGTGTGGTCGTGAACGACCTCGCCGGCACCACTCGCGATCCGGTCGACGAGCAGATCGAGCTCGGCGGCAAGGTGTGGCGGTTCGTGGACACCGCCGGAATCCGGCGCCGGGTGCATCTGCAGCAGGGTGCCGACTTCTACGCGTCGCTGCGCACGCAGGCGGCCCTCGAGAAGGCCGAGGTCGCGGTCGTGCTGCTGGATGTCTCGCAGCCGATCAGCGAGCAGGACGTGCGCATCATCGACCTGGTGCTCGAGTCGGGCCGTGCACTCGTGCTCGCCTACAACAAGTGGGACCTGCTCGACGACGACCGCCGCCGATACCTCGAACGCGAGATCGAGCAGGACCTGCACCACGTCGCATGGGCGCCCCGGGTGAACATCTCGGCCAAGACCGGCCGCCATCTCGAGAAGCTCGTGCCCGCGTTGGAGACCGCGCTCGAGTCGTGGGACACCCGCATCCCGACCGGCAAGTTCAACGCGTTCCTCACCGAGCTCACCCAAGAGCACCCGCACCCGGTGCGCGGCGGCAAGCAGCCCCGCATCCTGTTCGGTACGCAGGCCTCGACCCGGCCGCCGACGTTCGTGCTCTTCACGACCGGGTTCCTCGACCCGGGCTACCGCCGGTTCATCCAGCGGCGCCTGCGCGAGATCTACGGCTTCGAGGGCTCGCCGATCGTCGTGAACATGCGGGTGCGCGAGCGGCGGCAGCGCTAG
- the cmk gene encoding (d)CMP kinase — MTTVTHALVYPIVVAIDGPAGSGKSSVSKAVARELGYGFLDTGAAYRALAWHAEASGVDTDDAASVIGCLESFDYRIGTDPAGYGVHVGETDVTTAIREPHISGIVSRVARVPEVRTHLIELFRAIMAAEARPGIVVEGRDITTVVAPDAPVRVLLTASEEVRMARRSAELADVPAEATAEQLRARDRADSKVVDFMTAADGVVTVDSTELDFDQTVDAVIAVIRGSQPVTG, encoded by the coding sequence ATGACCACCGTGACCCACGCCCTCGTGTACCCGATCGTCGTCGCGATCGACGGCCCCGCCGGCAGCGGCAAGTCGAGCGTCTCGAAGGCCGTCGCCCGCGAGCTCGGCTACGGGTTCCTCGACACCGGCGCGGCGTACCGCGCGCTCGCCTGGCACGCCGAGGCGTCGGGTGTCGACACCGACGATGCGGCATCGGTCATCGGATGCCTCGAGAGCTTCGACTACCGCATCGGCACCGACCCCGCCGGCTACGGCGTGCACGTCGGCGAGACCGACGTGACGACCGCGATCCGCGAGCCGCACATCTCGGGCATTGTCAGCCGGGTCGCCCGCGTGCCCGAGGTTCGCACGCACCTGATCGAGCTGTTCCGCGCGATCATGGCCGCAGAGGCCCGGCCCGGCATCGTCGTCGAGGGCCGCGACATCACGACGGTCGTCGCGCCCGACGCACCGGTGCGAGTGCTGCTCACCGCCTCGGAAGAGGTGCGGATGGCACGGCGCTCCGCCGAACTCGCCGATGTGCCCGCCGAGGCGACCGCCGAGCAGCTGCGGGCCCGCGACCGGGCCGACTCGAAGGTCGTCGACTTCATGACCGCAGCTGACGGGGTCGTCACCGTCGACTCGACCGAATTGGACTTCGACCAGACCGTGGACGCGGTCATCGCCGTCATCAGAGGTTCCCAGCCGGTCACTGGTTGA